Sequence from the Ochrobactrum vermis genome:
TCCTTGTTGATGGCGACGATGACGCGTGAGTCCTTCATGCCCGCCAGATGCTGGATCGCACCGGAGATACCGACGGCGATGTAGAGATCCGGTGCAACCACCTTGCCCGTCTGGCCGACCTGCCAGTCGTTCGGCGCATAGCCCGCGTCGACAGCCGCACGGCTGGCGCCGACCGCCGCACCGAGTTTGTCTGCAACCGGCAGGATCACTTCCTGGAACTTTTCAGCCGAACCAAGCGCACGACCACCCGAGATGATGATCTTGGCCGAGGTCAGTTCTGGACGGTCCGAATCCGAGAGCGCGTTGCCCACGAAGCTCGACAGCGCCGGATCGACCGCTGCATTGACGCTTTCAACTGCAGCCGAACCACCGACACCCGTTGCCTGGAAAGAGGCCGTGCGCACCGTGATCACCTTCTTGGCGTCGGTGGACTGAACGGTCTGGATCGCATTGCCCGCATAGATCGGACGCTTGAACGTATCCGCCGACACAACTTCCATGATTTCGGACAACTGCATCACATTGAGAAGCGCTGCAACGCGCGGCAGGATGTTCTTGGCCGAGGTCGTTGCCGGTGCGATGACCGTGTCATAATTGGCTGCCAGTGCCACGATGAGTGCTGCCGTCGGCTCGGCCAGACGGTTTTCCAGCGCATCGCTTTCAGCCAGCAGAACCTTGCGTATGCCCTTAAGCTTGGAGGCGGCATCAGCAGCAGCCTTCGCCCCCTTGCCTGCAACCAGAACATCCACGTCGCCGCCGATCTGGGCAGCTGCCGTCAGCGCCTTGGCCGTCTGGTCCGAAAGGGTTGCATTGTCGTGTTCGGCAATAAGAAGAATAGCCATTTATTTCGTCCCTTCCGATTTCTTTAAAGTACGCCGTCGGCCTTGAGCTTCTCGACCAGTTCAGAGACTGAACCGACCTTTACGCCAGCCTTGCGTCCACCCGGCTCTTCGGTCTTCAGGACCTTGAGGCGCGGCGCAATGTCGGCGCCGAAATCGGCAGGCGACTTTTCGTCGAGCGGCTTCTTCTTGGCTTTCATGATGTTCGGCAGCGATGCGTAGCGCGGCTGGTTCAAACGAAGATCGACCGTAACGATAGCCGGGAGCTTGACGTCGATGGTCTGGAGACCGCCGTCAACTTCGCGCGTCACCTTGGCCGAACCGTCGCCCAGTTCCACCTTCGAGGCAAAAGTTGCCTGGCTCCAGTTGAGGAGCGCCGACAGCATCTGGCCGGTCTGGTTCGAATCGTCGTCGATGGCCTGCTTGCCGAGGAAGACGAGGTCCGGCTTTTCCGCATCGACCACGCCCTTCAGCACCTTGGCAACACCGAGCGGCTCAACCGTTTCATCGCTCTTCACAAGGATCGCGCGATCGGCGCCCATGGCGAGCGCCGTGCGCAGCGTTTCCTGTGCCTGAGCCGGACCGACCGAAACCGCTATGATTTCCGTCACCTTGCCCGCTTCCTTCAGTCGGATCGCTTCTTCAACTGCGATCTCGTCGAACGGATTCATCGACATCTTGACGTTCGCAAGCTCAACGCCCGAACCGTCTCCCTTTACACGGATCTTAACGTTGTAATCGACAACCCGTTTCACTGCGACAAGGACTTTCATTGCTTACTCCTTTGAATTTTTTCTGCCCCATTCCACTGGCACCAGACACAATCGCGGCCAACTGCATGGCTACCGTCAATGCTTACTTCGCGTTATTGTCTAGTTGATGAGAACTGGGGCAAATCACTTTAACAATCGATGATTTCTGCGGCTTTGGCTGTGAGTGCAAAAGGCCCTTCGCGCCAGGAGTAGCCAAGCTGCATGGCGGTATCGATTGCGCCGGCGTCCGATGCAATCTCGGACAGATGCGTCTCGCAATAGCTTACCAGCTTGCGCAACACAGAACGTGCATAGTTCCCGACAGGACCTTGTTCGCTAAGCAGGTCATGCAATTCCGTAGGCAATTGCACCGGGCGAGTGGCGCGATAAAGCATTTTGTCAGCATCGAGCACTTCGAACTGCCCATCGGCCGTCTTGTGGTAGAACCCGCCGCCCGCCTTGCGCCCAAACGATCCTTTTGCCAGCAGTTCAATGATGAGCGGATTGCCCAGCAGATTATAGTCCTGCAAGCCATCATCTGTCGGCAGCGCCTGCATCAAACCACCCCATATGGTTGGCACGAGGTCAATACCAATCAGATCGAGCAACCCGAAAACACCGGTCTTTGGAACACCCAGTACCGTCTGCACAGCGTCGGCGGTTTCGATATCCAGTCCAAAACGACAAGCTTCCGTGACCGACACCGCTATCCAGAAACAGCCGATACGGTTGGCAATGAAGCCCGGAGTGTCATGGCAATCAATCGGGGTTTTGCCCAGCAATATTCTGGCCGCTTGATGCAACCGATCGCGCAGGTCATGATCAGCCTGATCGTCGACAACAACTTCGAGAAGAGGCATCAGTCGTGGCGGATTGAAGAAATGTGTAATGGCAAAACGGCGTGCGAGCCCGCTTTCCATATCACCAACCAGATCATGACGCGGGATGGTTGAGGTGTTCGAAGAAAGAATTGCCGACGGTTTCAGATAAGGTGCGATTTTCCGGAACAACTCGCGTTTAATGTCGAGCTTTTCCACCACCGCCTCAAGGACCCAGTCGGCATCCTGCAACCGGGCGAGATGATCGTCAATATTGCCGGGGCGCACTCGGGCTGCAGCTTCCGACGTCGTGAACCCGCCCGATTTAAGCTGGCGGGAAATCCCGGTTTCCGCCGGTTCGATACGGTTGTCACCGCGGGCAATATCTAACAGTTCAACGGCAACACCGGCATCGGCAAACTGTGCTGCGATACCCGCACCCATGGCGCCCGCTCCGATGATCCCGACTTTCCTTATTCCGGTAGCCTCGGCACCCGCGACTTTTGCTATCAGATTTTGCATGACGTCATCTCAGTCCAGTCGTACATCAATGAGCACCGGCCCATCCGTGGCCAGAGCTTTGGTCAAGGCTAAATCCAGCTCGCGATTGGTGGTCACCGTCACCGCTTCGACGCCAAAGCCCCGTGCAATCGATACCCAGTCAATTTCCGGTCGAACCAAGCTCATCATGTCGAGCGCTGTCGGGCCGGGTTCGGCACCAACCTTGGCATATTCTCCGAGCAAAATGGCGTAGGAGCGATTGTCGAGCAGCAATGTGGTGACGGGCAAGTTTTCACGGGCCTGCGTCCACAATGCCTGTACCGTATAGGCGGCGGAACCGTCAGCCTGCAAAGCGATGACCCGTCGTCCCTTGTCGCCAACAGCTTCCGCCCCGATGGCAGCGCCTGTTGCGAGGGGCAGTCCTCCACCGATTGCACCGCCTGTCACGGTCAGCCAATCACATGGAGCAGCCAATGGCATGACCGCGGCAAAGCCACCTCCTGAGGTCAGCGCCTCATTGACGATGAGGCTGTTTTCCGGGATCTGACGCGCTACAATCTGGGCCAGAGAATCCGGCGTTACCGGACCATCCACCGGCACCTCGATCTCTCCATTCTGGATGGCGATGTCGCTTTCACGAGCCCCGAGCGCTGTGGCCAAAGCAGTCAACGCGCCCTTCGCGTCCTGATGAGCGGTCGTCAGAGTCAAAACCTCGGCGTCGGCGCGATGCAGCAGGCTCGGCAGACCTGGATAGCGGAAGAAGCCGACTGGCGGCGGACAATTGACCAGCACGACCAGATCATAAGGGGCAAGACACTGTAGCGCTTCCGTTACCACATAAGGCACGACCGGTAGCACCAGCCGCCCTTTGCCCTTTGGCATGTTGGAAATGGTTGAACTTCCCATCAGTTCAGCACCGGTTTGGTCGGCAATGCCCTTGAGTAAGGGATGTAACTCTTCGACCACAGCCGGATTACCAAGGATGATGACAGCCTTGCGCCCAGATTTCAGGGCTTCGGCAACGTGCGTCACAACAGCTGGGTCAATTGGAGATGGCCCTTCAATGCTTTCAAGTTCCGACGTTTCGCCGCCTTCGCTCCATGACACGTCTGCGGGCAAGACCAGCGAAGCGATTTGGCCATAACCAAAAGCTGCCTCTTTCAGACCAGCCATGGCATCGGCACCGATCGATGCCGGTTTTGTGCCGAAGCGGTGCCATTCAGAACTACCGCCTACCAGTGCTTCAACGTCTGCAGTCAACGGGCTGTCATGCGCGACATGATCCGTTGCATGATCGCCGACAATGTTGAGCATACCGCTGCCAGCACGGCGGGCATTATGAATATTGGCAATGCCGTTGGCATAACCGGGACCGCAATGCAGCAGTGTTACCGCTGGGCGCTGCGTGACGCGGAAATAGCCATCAGCCATACCGGTCACCACATTCTCCTGCAACCCCAGCACACAGCGGATACCAGAGATCCGATCAAGCGCAGCGACAAAATGCATTTCACTCGTGCCGGGATTGGCAAAGCAGGTATCTACCTTGGCGGCAACAAGACTATGGACGAGCGCTTCCGCTCCAGTGATATGCGGTCTGTTCATAATGTTTCCTGTCGGTCTTGAGTGAATATCGGCGCCATACGAGACAGCGGTCAGTATTCTAGCGATGCTCAATGATAAGGGCGTCTACAGCGACGGCGTTGTCGGTTCCCAGCATCAACGGATTAACATCGAGTTCGAGCAGATTATGCCGGTGATCACCCGCATAAGCGGCGATCGCCATTATAGCATCGATGACCGGCTCCAGTCCCACCTTTGGCTTGCCGCGAAATCCGTCGAGGAGCGCAAAGCTTTTCAACCCGCGCAGTGCATTTTCAACGTCTGAACGGCTGACCGGTAACAGCAATGGCGTGGCGTCCTTCAACAATTCCACCAGAATACCTCCCGCACCGATGACGAGAACCAGTCCGAATAGCGGGTCGCGTTTGACGCCGACGATCAGTTCAGCAAGTGGGGGCGCTTGCATCGGTTCCATCAGAAATGTCGTGAGCTCGATTGAAGCATCGTGCTGTTTGACCGATGCGACCATGCGCTCGGCTGCGGTGATGGCATCCGTTCGGCTACGAATGTTGAGAGCAACACCGCCAACTTCTGTCTTATGCGCCAGCTGATCATGCAAAACCTTCAGAACCATCGGGGCATCGAAGGTTTCCGGCAGCTCGCGGATTGACTCAATGGTCAAAATGTCACCTTCTGGCCCACTTAATCCATAAAAGCTCAATCGTCGCTTGGATTCTGCTTCATTTACTGTGGTTCCGTTTGCAGGCAAAACCGTGACTGCAAACGGGACTTTGGGCACCAATGCAACATCGCCCTGCTGGTTGTCTCCCCGGATCATTTTGCAATAGTTCGCCCATTTGGCGACGACCTGCGCAGCATCATGCAGACCGTTCAAAGGCACGATCCCTTGCGCGATCAGCGCTTCGGCATCTTCTGGCGGTATGCTTTCCGTATTCACCGAGGCGTGGAATACCGGCTTGCCAGCAGCCTTGCCAGCAGCAGCCAGAGCCCGGTCCATAGCCTGATGCGCCGATTTATCCTTATAAGGCGAACCGACGGACGGATAGTCGATCACCAGCATGGCGGCATCGTAATCACCGTTCAGCATAGTGGTGAACATGGGTGTCAGCAGTTCTTCGCTGCCCCAATAGCCCGCAGTGAAATCGAGCGGGTTGGACACGTGACCGAAATCAGGCAGTGTCGGCTTGATGATATCTTTCTGTTGCTGGTTCGGCTGCGGAAGTTGCAAGCCGGCAAAGGAACAATAATCCGCAGCCAGGCCATTGTCGCCGCCGGAGCTGGAAAACACAGTGACGCGCTCGCCCTCAACCGGCGCTGCGATCGA
This genomic interval carries:
- a CDS encoding acetolactate synthase large subunit, whose product is MNRPHITGAEALVHSLVAAKVDTCFANPGTSEMHFVAALDRISGIRCVLGLQENVVTGMADGYFRVTQRPAVTLLHCGPGYANGIANIHNARRAGSGMLNIVGDHATDHVAHDSPLTADVEALVGGSSEWHRFGTKPASIGADAMAGLKEAAFGYGQIASLVLPADVSWSEGGETSELESIEGPSPIDPAVVTHVAEALKSGRKAVIILGNPAVVEELHPLLKGIADQTGAELMGSSTISNMPKGKGRLVLPVVPYVVTEALQCLAPYDLVVLVNCPPPVGFFRYPGLPSLLHRADAEVLTLTTAHQDAKGALTALATALGARESDIAIQNGEIEVPVDGPVTPDSLAQIVARQIPENSLIVNEALTSGGGFAAVMPLAAPCDWLTVTGGAIGGGLPLATGAAIGAEAVGDKGRRVIALQADGSAAYTVQALWTQARENLPVTTLLLDNRSYAILLGEYAKVGAEPGPTALDMMSLVRPEIDWVSIARGFGVEAVTVTTNRELDLALTKALATDGPVLIDVRLD
- a CDS encoding electron transfer flavoprotein subunit alpha/FixB family protein yields the protein MAILLIAEHDNATLSDQTAKALTAAAQIGGDVDVLVAGKGAKAAADAASKLKGIRKVLLAESDALENRLAEPTAALIVALAANYDTVIAPATTSAKNILPRVAALLNVMQLSEIMEVVSADTFKRPIYAGNAIQTVQSTDAKKVITVRTASFQATGVGGSAAVESVNAAVDPALSSFVGNALSDSDRPELTSAKIIISGGRALGSAEKFQEVILPVADKLGAAVGASRAAVDAGYAPNDWQVGQTGKVVAPDLYIAVGISGAIQHLAGMKDSRVIVAINKDEEAPIFQVADYGLVADLFQAVPEMVDKV
- a CDS encoding 3-hydroxyacyl-CoA dehydrogenase family protein, with the translated sequence MQNLIAKVAGAEATGIRKVGIIGAGAMGAGIAAQFADAGVAVELLDIARGDNRIEPAETGISRQLKSGGFTTSEAAARVRPGNIDDHLARLQDADWVLEAVVEKLDIKRELFRKIAPYLKPSAILSSNTSTIPRHDLVGDMESGLARRFAITHFFNPPRLMPLLEVVVDDQADHDLRDRLHQAARILLGKTPIDCHDTPGFIANRIGCFWIAVSVTEACRFGLDIETADAVQTVLGVPKTGVFGLLDLIGIDLVPTIWGGLMQALPTDDGLQDYNLLGNPLIIELLAKGSFGRKAGGGFYHKTADGQFEVLDADKMLYRATRPVQLPTELHDLLSEQGPVGNYARSVLRKLVSYCETHLSEIASDAGAIDTAMQLGYSWREGPFALTAKAAEIIDC
- a CDS encoding acetate--CoA ligase family protein, producing the protein MLQVSTSVEEGRISPTLRENFARLLAPRTMAFIGGGQVEATLKTLRQQDYAGDVYVVNPKRSEIAGYKCIPSIADLPVSPDAIFLAVNADATINALRELSAMKAGGVVCYASGFSEIGAAGFERNLAFVEAAGDMAVVGPNCYGLVNYVNHGTIWPAPYPKLLNSRGAAVISQSGNVTGHLVSNGRSVPYSYLISAGNQAVLGFEDYIDYLIDDPNVTCLGLFMEGIRDVTAFSQAALRARAKCIPIIVCRSGRSELGAVMAASHTSSLAGQNEYYEALFARLGVIETDTVPQFLEMMKLASIAAPVEGERVTVFSSSGGDNGLAADYCSFAGLQLPQPNQQQKDIIKPTLPDFGHVSNPLDFTAGYWGSEELLTPMFTTMLNGDYDAAMLVIDYPSVGSPYKDKSAHQAMDRALAAAGKAAGKPVFHASVNTESIPPEDAEALIAQGIVPLNGLHDAAQVVAKWANYCKMIRGDNQQGDVALVPKVPFAVTVLPANGTTVNEAESKRRLSFYGLSGPEGDILTIESIRELPETFDAPMVLKVLHDQLAHKTEVGGVALNIRSRTDAITAAERMVASVKQHDASIELTTFLMEPMQAPPLAELIVGVKRDPLFGLVLVIGAGGILVELLKDATPLLLPVSRSDVENALRGLKSFALLDGFRGKPKVGLEPVIDAIMAIAAYAGDHRHNLLELDVNPLMLGTDNAVAVDALIIEHR
- a CDS encoding electron transfer flavoprotein subunit beta/FixA family protein; translation: MKVLVAVKRVVDYNVKIRVKGDGSGVELANVKMSMNPFDEIAVEEAIRLKEAGKVTEIIAVSVGPAQAQETLRTALAMGADRAILVKSDETVEPLGVAKVLKGVVDAEKPDLVFLGKQAIDDDSNQTGQMLSALLNWSQATFASKVELGDGSAKVTREVDGGLQTIDVKLPAIVTVDLRLNQPRYASLPNIMKAKKKPLDEKSPADFGADIAPRLKVLKTEEPGGRKAGVKVGSVSELVEKLKADGVL